One Halictus rubicundus isolate RS-2024b chromosome 10, iyHalRubi1_principal, whole genome shotgun sequence genomic window carries:
- the Mbc gene encoding dedicator of cytokinesis protein myoblast city isoform X1 has product MRMTMAWAKVKGHFGVAIDNFAYESPHVIQLTVGEVVHISGECGDWYCGRSRINGTCGIFPKSYVHIVEESKTKDCLIDEITNVLREWGHHWKHLYVTHSDHFLYMKQQLLELIEYRSKILSGTLTVDELKDMKRLATARIDTGNQLLGLDMVVRDDQGNVLNPEETSTIQLYYHHETAAERIRKAANDMKKKSSKPQAPVYSHIFFVSVRNFVCKMTEDVELLLTLYDGREMKAITENYVVSWSKEGLARDIDQLHNLRVLFTDLGSRDLARDKVYLVCYVIRVGGMEAKDIDHRRSSVSQANQKTKSTENMRRPFGVAAMDITSYITGKLEGDSDHHHFIPFVQCCEKESLDGTLRRILSQKEVSIQKSANGNSGSFTGGQGLWASLKLLKGDPKQVRDENPHLVLGNVAIARKMGFPEVILPGDVRNDLYLTLISGEFNKGSKSTDKNVEVTVKVCNEYGTPIPGVMTLGGGASPIDEYRSVIYYHEDKPRWCETFKIAIPIEEFKQAHLKFTFKHRSSNEAKDKTEKPFALSYVKLMQRNGTTLQDTQHELLVYKLDQKKYEDVDTSYLKLPSTRGELVELNVEKKPTIGALSLSTKDSFLIATNICSTKLTQNVDLLGLLNWASHNTDLKESLAALMKVDGEEVVKFLQDVLDALFNILMSNSDSDVYDDMVFECLLYIIGLVSDRKYQHFQPVLDLYISESFSATLAYKKLIAVLRKRIDNANNNDGQGRDILLKTMKSLQYCMRFVVESRLLFTELNQDEEEFSQTLTELLKSIVELMRHETDSTLLVQGACLKYLPTTIPHLLRVYSGKQLSTILSDLLVTLPTGRLTKQKMMTVNDIVHSPLFLNAECRAILLPRITILVRDLLESKEEGLSSTTGKSVAKVARLLGENRHRLEQHRGYSEEVELCVRILSDILELTFRKDIGSTMQDVKDIMLTAMRTIIQSVISMDRENSLVGNLVSVMLAIFRQMTQHHYEIYIKHFGYKCDMLDFLMEILLVFKDLVSRSVFPSDWCDMIMLQNSIILKSLRFFSGTIRDYFFTDFEQQAWSNFFHCAIAFLTQPALQLETFTSTKLNRIVLRYNDMRRETAFEIRSMWFNLGQYKILFVPALVGAILEMALIPESELRKATIPIFFDMMQCEYYSSRIVEGYGDTKRDATHIKANFTDYENEMIAKLDILVEGGRGDEQFQTLWTQVMSDLCENHSTLREQGLRFVDTIYKLMERLLQYRDVIHSESQEHRMLCIVNLLEFYSDINRKEMYIRYVNKLCELHLECDNYTEAAYSLKLHSQLLAWSDQSLPPLLRSHRYLACQTHRELKEALYNDMIHYFDKGKMWECALAVCKELVAQYEEETFDYLQLSMLLQRMAKFYDAIVKQLRPEPEYFRVAYYGRGHPAFLQNKVFIYRGREYERLSDFCSRTLNQLPNAEQMNRLSPPTPEILQSKHQYVQINKVDPLMDEKRHRLSGKPITAEAVLRYHRVNDVQRFRFSRPAPKKDILSAMSNSGDKEKETTTNNEFASLWLERTVLVTSYPLPGILRCFPVTSSETYYVSPLRNAIETMEATNTVLRDLIIAHKADRTLPLNPLSLKLNGILDPAVMGGIDNYEKAFLNPEYRDSHPEENSDLHKLEGLIADQIPLLNIGVQLHKTRAPPELSLLHQHLEHCFAAMRSQVEAKYGKRTCDLQLENLSQIVTMRRPQTSRGDNHRLSESNITNSDCGTHSRVSSLTRSQVATFKSLATFNFNNSTPSSGAQNVSLSRNASIRSHILSTASLQKALGSPSPGTNKKKDSKRRSSRKSDSSTATKNDQPTSQWYTTPEVSQSTSTPITPLISSFPTTPIFELRQELTPKRPLRSEIEKERRISNRLSGQSQHYLRNINNGMDSSSLGKGNRDSVGTTDSTASEDDPPPPLPVKMREADYCNLPDELPASHCGTGSLNNLNRPLGHWSKNKLPTPTDDLDVQTKPPTPPPKPKRPPYNFNKSMLSTGDTDNNFSQDPSVT; this is encoded by the exons ATGAGAATGACAATGGCATGGGCGAAGGTTAAAGGACATTTCGGAGTGG CCATTGATAACTTTGCGTACGAGTCCCCCCATGTTATACAATTAACAGTTGGGGAAGTGGTACATATATCGGGGGAGTGCGGAGACTGGTACTGTGGACGAAGCAGAATTAATGGGACATGTGGGATCTTCCCAAAATCCTACGTACATATCGTAGAAGAATCAAAGACTAAAGATTGTCTCATAGATGAAATCACTAATGTTTTGAGAGAATGGGGGCATCATTGGAAGCATCTATATGTG ACTCATTCGGACCACTTCTTATACATGAAACAGCAACTTTTAGAATTGATAGAATACAGAAGCAAAATTTTAAGTGGCACATTGACAGTGGATGAGTTGAAAGATATGAAAAGATTGGCAACAGCTAGGATCGATACTGGCAATCAATTATTGGGCCTAGATATGGTTGTTCGGGATGATCAGGGAAATGTCCTTAATCCTGAAGAAACAAGTACGATTCAGTTGTATTATCATCACGAAACAGCTGCTGAAAGAATAAGAAAGGCAGCTAACGATATGAAAAAGAAATCTTCAAAGCCACAAGCACCTGTCTATTCACATATCTTCTTTGTCAGCGTAAGAAATTTTGTATGTAAAATGACCGAAGATGTAGAGTTATTATTGACACTTTACGACGGTCGTGAAATGAAAGCAATTACCGAGAACTATGTGGTTTCATGGAGCAAGGAAGGATTAGCCAGGGACATAGATCAGCTTCACAATCTTCGAGTTCTATTTACTGACCTGGGTTCTCGTGACCTGGCCAGGGATAAAGTTTATTTAGTTTGTTATGTAATTAGGGTGGGTGGTATGGAAGCTAAAGATATTGACCACAGACGCTCGAGCGTTTCACAGGCCAATCAGAAAACCAAAAGCACTGAAAATATGAGAAGACCTTTTGGTGTAGCAGCGATGGATATCACTTCGTACATTACTGGCAAACTTGAAGGTGATTCAGATCATCATCACTTCATTCCATTTGTACA ATGTTGTGAGAAAGAGAGCTTAGATGGCACGTTACGAAGAATCCTTTCCCAAAAAGAAGTGAGCATTCAAAAAAGTGCTAATGGCAATAGTGGCAGCTTTACTGGTGGTCAGGGATTGTGGGCTAGCTTGAAGTTACTCAAAGGAGATCCGAAACAA gTGCGAGATGAAAATCCTCATTTAGTACTCGGTAACGTTGCTATTGCGAGGAAGATGGGCTTTCCAGAAGTTATCTTACCGGGTGACGTGAGAAACGACTTGTATCTCACCTTGATTAGTGGCGAATTCAATAAAGGGTCGAAGTCTACCGACAAGAATGTGGAAGTAACG GTTAAAGTATGCAATGAATATGGTACTCCAATACCAGGTGTTATGACTTTGGGTGGCGGAGCATCACCAATTGACGAGTATCGTAGTGTTATTTATTATCACGAAGATAAGCCAAGATGGTGTGAAACATTCAAAATTGCTATACCCATTGAAGAATTCAAACAAGCCCATTTGAAATTCACATTCAAGCATCGCAGTTCGAACGAGGCGAAAGATAAAACTGAGAAACCTTTCGCCTTAAGTTACGTGAAACTGATGCAACGTAATGGGACCACATTGCAAGACACACAGCACGAATTGCTAGTGTATAAACTAGACCAAAAGAAATATGAGGATGTTGATACCTCGTATTTAAAGCTCCCATCGACTAGGGGTGAATTG GTTGAACTAAATGTTGAAAAGAAACCAACGATAGGGGCTCTTAGTTTAAGTACTAAGGACAGTTTTCTCATAGCGACTAATATTTGTTCAACGAAACTAACGCAAAATGTAGATTTGCTAGGTTTATTGAATTGGGCATCGCATAACACGGATTTAAAAGAATCTTTGGCTGCCTTGATGAAAGTCGACGGTGAAGAAGTCGTTAAGTTTTTACAG GATGTTTTGGATGCTTTATTTAATATACTGATGAGTAATTCGGACAGCGATGTGTATGACGATATGGTGTTCGAATGTTTGTTGTACATTATCGGTTTAGTGTCTGATAGAAAGTATCAACACTTCCAACCAGTATTAGATTTATACATTTCTGAGAGCTTCTCCGCGACACTCGCTTATAAAAAGTTAATTGCAGTATTACGTAAGCGTATAGATAATGCCAATAATAATGATGGCCAAGGGCGTGATATACTTCTTAAAACGATGAAAAGTCTTCAATATTGTATGAGATTCGTGGTTGAATCTCGTCTTCTATTTACCGA ATTGAACCAAGACGAAGAAGAATTTTCTCAGACCTTAACGGAGCTATTGAAATCGATAGTTGAGCTCATGAGACACGAAACTGATAGTACCTTATTGGTACAAGGGGCGTGTCTTAAATATTTACCAACTACCATACCTCATTTATTGCGAGTATACAGTGGCAAACAGTTGAGCACAATATTAAGCGATTTACTGGTTACTCTGCCAACTGGGAGACTGACCAAACAGAAAATGATGACAGTGAACGATATCGTTCACAGTCCTCTCTTTTTAAATGCAGAATGTAGAGCAATTTTATTGCCTAGGATTACTATTTTGGTTCGAGATTTACTGGAATCTAAAGAGGAG GGGCTGTCAAGTACAACTGGAAAAAGCGTGGCGAAGGTAGCCAGGCTGCTTGGTGAGAATCGACATCGACTCGAACAGCACCGCGGCTACTCCGAAGAG GTTGAATTGTGTGTCAGGATTTTATCTGACATATTGGAATTAACATTTAGGAAAGATATAGGAAGCACGATGCAGGATGTAAAAGACATCATGCTCACAGCCATGCGAACTATTATACAATCAGTTATATCCATGGACAGAGAAAATTCGCTAGTTGGAAATCTGGTTTCGGTCATGCTGGCAATATTCag ACAAATGACTCAACATCATTACGAGATTTATATAAAACACTTTGGGTACAAGTGCGACATGCTCGATTTCCTCATGGAGATATTGTTGGTGTTCAAAGATTTAGTTTCAAGGAGCGTGTTCCCGAGCGATTGGTGCGACATGATCATGCTTCAAAACAGCATAATTTTGAAGTCGCTACGTTTCTTCTCCGGCACTATCAGAGACTATTTCTTCACTGATTTCGAGCAGCAGGCTTGGTCGAATTTTTTCCATTGTGCAATCGCGTTTTTGACCCAGCCTGCTCTGCAGCTCGAAACGTTCACATCGACGAAACTCAATCGCATTGTCTTGCGTTACAATGATATGCGCAG AGAGACAGCTTTCGAGATACGCTCGATGTGGTTCAATTTGgggcaatataaaatattgttcGTTCCTGCGCTGGTAGGAGCGATACTAGAAATGGCGTTAATTCCAGAGAGCGAGTTAAGGAAGGCAACTATACCCATATTTTTTGATATGATGCAGTGCGAGTATTATAGTTCACGCATTGTCGAAGGGTACGGCGACACGAAAAGGGACGCTACTCATATAAAAGCAAATTTTACAGACTACGAAAACGAAATGATTGCGAAATTGGATATATTG GTCGAGGGTGGAAGAGGGGATGAACAGTTTCAAACCCTTTGGACACAAGTGATGAGCGATCTTTGCGAGAATCATTCGACCCTGCGGGAGCAAGGTTTACGTTTCGTCGACACGATATATAAACTGATGGAGCGATTGTTGCAGTACCGCGACGTCATCCACTCGGAGTCTCAGGAACATAGAATGTTGTGTATCGTGAATCTTCTCGAATTTTACTCGGACATAAATAGGAAAGAGATGTATATCAG GTATGTAAATAAGCTTTGCGAATTGCACCTGGAGTGTGATAATTACACTGAAGCAGCGTACTCGTTGAAACTGCACAGTCAATTATTAGCGTGGAGCGATCAATCGTTGCCGCCTCTATTAAGATCGCACAG ATATTTGGCTTGTCAAACGCATCGTGAATTGAAAGAAGCATTGTATAACGACATGATCCATTACTTTGATAAGGGCAAGATGTGGGAGTGCGCGCTGGCCGTGTGCAAAGAGCTAGTCGCGCAATACGAGGAAGAAACGTTCGATTACTTACAGCTTTCTATGTTGTTGCAACGTATGGCTAAGTTTTACGATGCTATAGTGAAACAACTGCGACCCGAACCGGAATATTTTAGGGTTGCATATTATGGTCGCGGCCATCCTGCGTTTTTACAAAACAAG GTATTCATTTACCGTGGAAGAGAGTACGAGAGATTAAGTGATTTCTGCTCGCGAACGTTAAATCAGCTGCCGAACGCGGAACAAATGAACAGACTGTCTCCACCCACCCCAGAGATACTGCAGTCTAAACATCAGTATGTGCAAATAAATAAAGTGGATCCCCTAATGGATGAGAAGAGGCATCGACTCAGTGGGAAGCCCATAACAGCGGAAGCCGTTCTCAG GTACCACAGGGTGAACGACGTCCAACGTTTTCGATTTTCAAGGCCGGCGCCGAAAAAGGACATACTCTCAGCTATGTCGAACTCCGGTGACAAAGAgaaggagaccactactaacaATGAATTCGCTTCGCTATGGTTGGAAAGGACGGTGTTAGTTACAAGCTATCCCTTGCCAGGCATTCTGAGATGCTTCCCTGTTACATCCAGCGAGACTTATTATGTCAGCCCCCTTCGTAACGCAATAGAAACGATGGAAGCTACGAACACTGTGCTGAGAGATTTAATTATAGCGCACAAAGCGGACCGCACTCTTCCACTGAACCCTCTCAGTTTGAAATTGAACGGAATACTGGACCCAGCGGTAATGGGTGGCATAGATAACTATGAGAAAGCTTTCCTCAACCCTGAGTATCGTGATTCTCATCCAGAAGAGAATTCCGATCTTCacaagttagaaggattaattgcCGATCAGATACCGTTGTTGAACATTGGTGTGCAGTTGCACAAAACACGCGCTCCCCCTGAATTGTCACTGCTCCATCAACATCTGGAACATTGTTTCGCAGCCATGCGAAGCCAAGTTGAAGCCAAATACGGAAAGAGG ACTTGCGACTTACAACTCGAGAATTTGTCTCAAATTGTTACCATGCGAAGGCCGCAGACGTCAAGGGGAGACAATCATCGTCTATCCGAGTCGAACATAACAAATTCAGA CTGTGGAACTCACTCCAGGGTATCCTCTCTTACAAGATCCCAAGTTGCAACGTTCAAGTCGCTCGCAACATTCAATTTTAACAACAGTACACCGTCATCCGGTGCTCAGAACGTCAGTTTATCAAG AAACGCATCGATACGTTCACACATCTTGTCTACGGCCTCTCTGCAGAAGGCACTCGGAAGCCCAAGTCCAGGGACAAAtaagaaaaaggattcgaagcgTAGAAGCTCACGGAAAAGTGATTCTTCCACCGCGACGAAAAACGATCAACCAACCAGTCAGTGGTATACTACACCGGAAGTGTCGCAAAGTACATCAACCCCTATCACACCATTAATATCCAGTTTTCCCACGACACCAATATTCGAACTTCGTCAAGAG cTAACACCTAAACGTCCCTTGAGATcggagatagagaaagagaggagaataAGTAATCGGTTGTCCGGCCAATCTCAACATTACTTAAGAAACATAAATAACGGGATGGACTCGAGTAGTTTAGGAAAAGGAAATAGGGATAGCGTCGGCACGACAGATAGCACGGCGTCCGAGGACGATCCGCCGCCGCCATTGCCCGTGAAAATGCGTGAAGCCGATTATTGTAATCTTCCGGACGAGTTGCCTGCTTCCCATTGTGGAACGGGTAGTTTGAATAACTTGAACAGACCTTTAGGGCATTGGTCGAAGAACAAACTACCAACGCCAACAGACGATCTTGACGTTCAGACGAAACCGCCTACACCGCCACCGAAACCAAAAAGACCGCCTTACAATTTTAACAAGTCCATGCTTTCTACCGGTGATACAGATAATAACTTTAGTCAAGATCCGTCCGTAACTTGA